A region from the Verrucomicrobiia bacterium genome encodes:
- a CDS encoding LicD family protein, translating into MRKLSKRSKSLLAHGSSVLEQALRACREAGVRPHLNFGTLLGYRRNKGFIQGDDDLDFGLLASDRPDIPLLIKTMEKAGFRLKAEHHLEGPLAAIGDYCEITFVHQETGVSTDFYFYHAWNQEILYAGAAELIGHFHEGLLKFTPVEKNKIAGYALSYPGDLAGKFVPAPFLSSEILVPADTDAYLERLYGNWKIPQKNFYYKNVSAIVSSASSTGIELVRLPAPAETAS; encoded by the coding sequence GTGCGGAAGCTTTCGAAGCGGAGCAAAAGCCTGCTTGCCCACGGCTCGTCTGTCCTGGAGCAGGCCCTCCGAGCCTGCCGGGAAGCGGGAGTCCGGCCCCACCTGAACTTCGGCACGCTTCTCGGCTACCGCAGAAATAAGGGCTTTATCCAGGGGGACGACGACCTGGATTTCGGGCTTTTGGCTTCGGACCGCCCCGACATTCCTCTTTTGATCAAGACCATGGAAAAAGCGGGATTCCGGCTCAAAGCCGAACATCATCTGGAAGGACCGCTGGCGGCCATCGGCGATTACTGCGAAATCACCTTCGTCCATCAGGAGACCGGCGTTTCGACCGATTTTTATTTTTATCACGCGTGGAATCAAGAAATCCTTTATGCCGGAGCCGCGGAACTCATCGGCCACTTTCACGAAGGCCTGCTGAAATTCACGCCGGTCGAAAAAAACAAAATTGCCGGCTACGCGCTCTCTTATCCGGGTGATCTTGCCGGAAAATTCGTTCCAGCGCCCTTTTTAAGTTCCGAGATCCTGGTGCCGGCCGACACGGATGCCTATTTGGAGCGGCTTTACGGAAACTGGAAGATCCCTCAAAAAAACTTTTATTACAAAAACGTTTCCGCCA